A region of Planktomarina temperata RCA23 DNA encodes the following proteins:
- the ubiA gene encoding 4-hydroxybenzoate octaprenyltransferase, which produces MTQSGKSPEGQVADAVKDNWVDRHAPEASRPYLRLSRADRPIGTWLLYIPCIWGILLAALQVGDFQSWDLWLIVGCGAGAWLMRGAGCTWNDITDRKFDAQVARTRSRPLPSGQVTVRGALLWMVAQALIAFCILISFGMPAVLIGVASLGFVAIYPFAKRFTWWPQVFLGLAFNWGALLGWVAHSGRLDWPAVLLYLAGIAWTLFYDTIYAHQDTEDDALIGVKSTARLFGKSSPQWLRAFAVLSAGLMALAIYVALRAASPAQMIIAQMGTAGFAAHMLWQMRQLDIDNVPLLLQLFRANREAGLIPVLFFAVTVML; this is translated from the coding sequence ATGACGCAATCGGGCAAATCACCAGAGGGGCAAGTTGCCGATGCGGTAAAAGATAATTGGGTCGATCGCCATGCGCCAGAGGCCAGCCGCCCCTATTTGCGCCTGTCCCGAGCCGACCGTCCCATCGGCACTTGGCTGCTATATATCCCCTGTATTTGGGGCATCCTTTTGGCGGCGCTCCAGGTGGGAGATTTCCAGAGCTGGGACTTGTGGTTGATCGTTGGCTGCGGCGCCGGCGCCTGGTTAATGCGCGGCGCGGGGTGCACATGGAATGACATCACCGACCGAAAATTTGATGCCCAGGTCGCCCGCACCCGCTCGCGCCCTCTTCCATCGGGGCAGGTTACGGTGCGCGGCGCGCTGCTTTGGATGGTGGCCCAGGCGCTCATTGCATTTTGCATTCTGATCAGCTTTGGCATGCCTGCAGTTCTGATTGGCGTTGCCAGTCTTGGCTTTGTTGCGATTTACCCCTTTGCCAAGCGGTTCACCTGGTGGCCGCAGGTGTTTCTCGGCCTGGCATTTAATTGGGGCGCTTTGCTGGGATGGGTGGCCCATAGTGGCCGATTGGATTGGCCCGCCGTGCTTCTATATCTTGCCGGCATTGCCTGGACCCTGTTTTATGACACGATCTATGCACATCAAGACACAGAGGATGACGCGCTGATTGGCGTGAAATCTACTGCGCGCCTGTTTGGGAAAAGCAGCCCGCAATGGCTGCGCGCCTTTGCCGTTCTGAGCGCTGGTTTGATGGCGCTGGCAATCTATGTCGCCCTCCGTGCCGCCAGCCCGGCACAAATGATCATCGCCCAAATGGGCACAGCAGGGTTTGCGGCCCATATGCTTTGGCAAATGCGTCAGCTCGATATCGACAATGTGCCCTTGCTGCTCCAGCTGTTTCGCGCGAATCGGGAGGCGGGCCTGATCCCTGTGCTGTTTTTCGCCGTCACTGTTATGCTGTGA
- a CDS encoding 16S rRNA (uracil(1498)-N(3))-methyltransferase: protein MASVIRLYVNHPLGAGQSVPLSREQSHYLFGVMRKGVGEVLELFNGHDGEWLGRVVQAGKRNGILLCERQSKPMQLPPDLWLIFAPIKKARTDFIVEKATEMGAAQILPVQSDFTNSERIRQDRLQNHAVEAAEQCGGTYVPVVHELQKLSKLLDGWDVQRQIMFCDETRLGSGEALPSLAGPWAVLIGPEGGFSPAERRRLNEMPEAHGVSLGPRILRADTAAVAALTLWQSALGDWQ from the coding sequence ATGGCTTCAGTTATTCGACTCTATGTAAATCACCCGCTGGGGGCGGGGCAATCGGTTCCTTTGAGCCGCGAGCAATCTCATTACCTTTTCGGTGTGATGCGCAAAGGCGTGGGCGAGGTTCTTGAACTGTTCAACGGTCACGACGGTGAGTGGTTGGGGCGTGTGGTGCAGGCTGGTAAACGCAATGGCATCTTGCTTTGTGAACGCCAGTCCAAGCCGATGCAGCTGCCGCCTGATCTGTGGCTGATCTTCGCGCCCATCAAAAAGGCGCGCACGGATTTCATCGTCGAAAAAGCCACAGAGATGGGCGCGGCGCAGATCCTGCCGGTGCAGAGTGATTTTACCAATTCTGAGCGCATTCGCCAAGATCGCTTGCAAAATCATGCCGTGGAGGCTGCCGAGCAATGCGGTGGCACCTATGTGCCTGTGGTGCATGAGCTGCAAAAACTCTCGAAGCTGCTGGACGGGTGGGACGTGCAGCGCCAGATCATGTTTTGTGATGAAACCCGCTTGGGATCCGGTGAGGCCTTGCCATCTCTCGCGGGTCCTTGGGCGGTTTTGATCGGACCGGAGGGGGGATTTAGCCCAGCCGAACGGCGGCGGCTCAATGAGATGCCCGAGGCGCATGGGGTGTCGCTCGGTCCCAGGATTTTGCGTGCGGATACGGCCGCAGTGGCGGCATTGACCCTGTGGCAGAGTGCTTTGGGGGATTGGCAATGA